From Desulfuromonas sp.:
CCTGTTGATGCAGCCGATTCATCTGGCGATCGGACTGGTCGAGGGGCTGGCGACGGCAACCGTTATTATTTTTCTGGCGACGGCGCGTCCCGATATCCTCGATGGCGTTGAGGTAGCAGCGGCTCAACAGGTCCGTTCTCTCAGGGGGGTTGTTATGGCATTGCTGGCCGTGACCATTCTGGTCGGCGGTTTCTTTGCCTGGTTTGCTTCGAGCCAACCGGACGGCCTCGAGTGGGCCCTGGAAAAAGCCGGTTTCGAATCGAACACCGAGCTTTCCGAAACACACCATTCTCTGCAGCAGATTCAGGAGAAAACAGCAATTTTGCCCGAATACGATCTGCCGGAAGGGTCCGGCACCAACCGCGGCACCAGCTTGTCCGGATTGATCGGCAGTGGATTGACCATGGTCGTCGCCGGTGGAGTGATCCTTTTGCTCCGGCGCCGGCGAAAAGAGTCCGGTTAAGACTGATCAGATCGTGAGAGTTGAATATCAAAGGCCCGGGAATCCGGGCCTTTGTTGTCTATTCGTTGAATTTGTGACAGAAGAGACAGCGGAATGGTGGCGGATGCTCTTCTGACAACGGCATCTCCTCGGTGTCGTGACACTCCCTGCAGAAAACCTCGGTCTCTTTTTTGCCCATGCTTGCGACCATATCCGGGAACGGGGCGTGGATTTCATTATCCGGCACGTGTACGGTTTTTTCTTCACCGGAGATCGCAAAAAAAGTTCCGAATACAGCGATGATAACAACAATAAATATCCAGTCACGTTTGTCGATAGCCATATCAAATCCTGTCTGCTTTGGATTCAGTTCCGCTTTTTTGCTGCCAGCAGGGCGCAGCCGATAGCGCCGTTATGCTGAGGGTGCTCTGGAACGACAATATCAGCACTCGCTGCATCTTGCAACATCTGCCTGAAAGCGGCGTTTTTTGCAACGCCGCCGGTCAACACGATTGTATCGCGCGGGAAGCGGTGCAGCATCGGCATGACCCGCTTGATCAGGGTCTGGTTGACGCCGGCACAGAGACTTTCAACCGAATTCCCCTCGATGATTTTGCCAATCAATTCGCTCTCTCCGAAGATGCCGCAGGTCGCATCAAGCGGCACCGGGTTGGCGCGATGTTGAGACAGCTCCTCAAGGCTCACTTCGAGAACCGTGGCCATGTTTTCCAGGTAGCGTCCGGAGGAGGCGGCACATTTATCGTTCATCACGAAATCGGTGAGGATCCCGTTTTCTAGGCGGGCGACTTTCGAGTCCTGGCCGCAGAGATCGAGCAGGGTGAAATCCTCGAGACCGGTTTGCCAGCGGGCGCCGGCGATGTGGGCCTGGATCTCGGGGACGATCGTGGCATCGGCAAGAGCAAGGGTGTTGCGGCCATACCCGGTGACAATAACCGGCGTTTCGTCGAGCCGGATCTCCCCGGAAATCCCCATTGCTGCGAAGTCGAGCTGCAGGGTGCCGTCGGTTACTGAACCGAATTGGCGGTAAAAGGGGATGGTCGGAAAATCCTTTAGCCAGAGCAATTCCTCATTTTCGATGGCCGCGAATTTGGCCTGGCGGCTGCCGAGATCGATGCCGAAACCGTTCATGCCCGCTGCGCTCTGATCATTTCGAGAAATCCCTCGATCCGGATTCGGGTTCTGGCATCCATCACCCCGGGGCGGTCGCCTTCAAGGGTCAAGACCGGAAGCTTCAGTTTCTGACGGACAATCATATACTCGATCTGGCGGAAGCAGAACGACTGTACGTAGTGGATAATGCCGTCAATCCGGCGATGTGCGATCTCTTTCTCGATATCCTCGAGGCGGGTGAAGATGTCGTAGGGATAGGTATACGAACGGTATTGCGAAATCAGGTCCGGCGTATTGTACGGCATTGAAAACTGACGTTGGGTTTCATTGAACACAACCCGGCCGTCAAGCTCTTCGAGGATCGAATAGATGTCGGAAAATATGGGCGGAACACCGATGTAGGCGAGGCGGAGCTTTTCCCGGCGCGGCTGGCGCTGTCGAACCTCCTCGAGGAACTGGTCGATCTCCTCTTCAAAGAGATCGACGTCGCTGTTCATATCGGAAGTGCAGACCTGGAAATAGTGGTTTTCGCCGCCGCTGACCAGGTTCTCTTCCCAGGTCAGCCGGTCGATTTCATGAACCTTGAGCCGTACGGTGTTAAGCCTTTGCCGGACTGCTTCGGCGTCGGTCAGGGTCGTACCGAAATGGCGGCAGAGCTTTTCGAGTTCAAGCCGGATCGAATCTTCCGAGCGATCGTAGGGGTAGGAGAATGGCACCGTCCTGATCCCCTTGAGGGACAGGACCTCCATCAGGGCCTGGGTGTTGGAGCAGTCACCTTCGGTCACCGCAATGATTTCCGGAATCTTGTGGCGTAGCGTCACCCCGTAGATACCTTTGATCCAGCCACAGATATTGCGTGGGAAGCCGGCGATCTCCGCCTCTTCGATAAAACTCTGCGGCGCTTCATCGGTGATGAATATGTTGTTGAGGTCGACCAGCTTGCGCCCGGCCGCCAGGGGGATTTCGAGAGGGATCGTTGTTGTAAAGCCAATCATGTCAACCGCTGGCCGGGTTTAGTCCGAACTGATAAAGAGGAAGTAGATGATGCTGCCGATAATGACAACGCCGACCCCGATAAACAGGAGAAGCGTATCATTGGTCAGTCCGCCATCGAGACTGGTGCCGCGTTCAAGGGTGTAGGAGAGCAGCCAGGCGAAGCCGACAAGGCCGAGGTTGGCAACAAGCAGGACCCGCCACTTCATAATCAGGGAGACGACGGCAAGAACACCCATTACACCGAGGAAGTAGGGATTATGGATCAGGTCGCCGACCTTGGCCTGATCCATATAGGCAAGAATGTTCTCGGTTGATAGTGTGCTCAAAAATTCTATGATTGAGTCGATAAAGTCCATGCGCCTCTCCGATGCTTACCGATTGTTGTTTTGCATTCAGCTTATCCGCAACACTATAACAGTTTTTTTTAATCTGTAAAAGCGTAAACGCTCTAAAATCCTTGACTTGCCGGGTCCGCTTTTCTACTATGTACGATCGTTTAAATCGTTATTTATAAAGGGGTTTAATGGGCGAAGGAAAGGCAATAGGGATATTCGACTCGGGAGTCGGCGGGTTGACCGTGTTGAAGGAAATAGCGGCCCGGCTTCCGGATGAAGATCTGATCTACCTCGGCGATACGGCCCGGGTTCCTTATGGCACCAAAAGTCCGGAAACCGTGCAGCGATATGCAATCGAAGCGGCCCGCTTTCTTGTTGATCGCGGGGTCCGGATGCTGGTCGTTGCCTGCAACACCGCCTCTGCCGTAGCGCTTGATCTGCTCAAGGAAACTTTTGACCTGCCGGTTGTCGGGGTGATTGAACCGGGAGCGGCCCGCGCCGTAGCCCTTTCCGGTGGTCGTCGCATTGGCGTCATCGGAACCGAGGGGACGGTGAAAAGTGGGGCCTATACCCGGGCTATCCACAGCCTTGATCAGACCCTCAACGTTGTTTCCGTGGCCTGCCCGCTATTTGTCCCGTTAGCCGAGGAGGGTTGGGCCGGGCACGAAATTGCGGCATTGGCCGCCCGGGAGTATCTGGCGCCGATCCGTGAAGAGATCGATACCCTGGTGCTCGGCTGTACCCATTACCCTCTGCTCAAGGAGACCCTGAGCGCCGTTCTCGGCGAGAATGTGCAACTGGTCGACTCGGCCGAGGAGACAGCGATAATCGTTGCGGAGTATTCACAGAACCGGCCGCCGCAGAACCGGCCGCGGCGGATCAGTTTTTTCGTTACCGATGTACCGACCCGGTTTGAGCGGGTCGGCCGGGCTTTTCTCGGTGCGGAGCTTGATGACGTCAGGCAGGTAACACTCAAGGAGTCACCGGCGGGGTCATTATGAAGTTGAAGAATAAACATTTTATTTACATCAATCTTGTTGTTATTCTGCTCGGTCTTCTGCTGATCTGGTATGCCGGTCGGCCGAAGCCGGAACAGGTCGTCAAGGTAAAACAGTCGGTTCATGACACAACCGGTGAGAAAGAGCTGGCGCAACGTGACGTGACGCTCTATTTTGCCAGTCCGGGCGGACTTTACCTGGTCAGCGAGACCCGGCAGATCGGTTGCAGTGATGAAACCGACTGTATCCGAACGGTCGTCGAGGCGTTGGCGTCGGGGCCGGTACAGGCCGGTCTCGAAGTTGTTCCGGCCAAAACACTGGTCAGAAGCGTTGAGGTCGACTCCGGAACGGCGATCATCGATTTCAACCAGGAGTTTGTCTCCGGTCATCCGGGCGGCAGCCACTCCGAGCTGATGACGGTTTACGCCCTCGCCAATTCAGTAGCTGTCAATTTTCCGCATTTGCGGCAGATTTCAGTGCTGGTTGAAGGCAAACCGGTTAAAACACTCAAGGGGCATGTCGATCTGCGGCGACCCCTGATTGCCGACTTCACTTTTGCGCGCCCACCCGGTGGTGGTCTGAAACAGGAAGTTGTCAAGGAAACCCGGGTTAAGGAGTAAATACGGATGTCTGAAGTTTTAGGGAAATTGCAGGAAAAGATTCTCGTTCTCGACGGAGCGATGGGAACCATGCTGCAGGCTCGCGGTCTCAAGGCGGGGGGATGCCCGGAAGAGATGAACCTCGAAGCGCCCGATGTCGTCGCCGGAATTCACCGGGAATACGTCGAGGCCGGTTCCGATATCGTTCTGACCAATACCTTCGGTGGCAGCCGATCGAAGCTTGCTCATTACGGTCTTGAACAGAAGGTCGATGAGATCAATGCCCGGGCAGTTGAAAATGCCCGTCGGGCGGTTGGCCCGGATCGGCTGGTTGCCGCCTCGATCGGTCCGACCGGTCGATTTGTCGAGCCGGTCGGTGACGCCCCGTTCGACGAGATGATTGATATTTTCGGACAGCAGGTCCGGGCTTTTGCAGATGCCGGGGCCGACCTCATCGCTCTCGAAACGTTCCTCGATATCCGTGAGATCAAGGCCGCCGCCATCGCCTGCCGTGAATTTTCGAATTTGCCGATCCTGGCGATGATGACCTTTGACGATGGCGGCCGAACCGTCCTCGGGACACCGCCCGAGGCCGCTGCCGTCACTCTCGATCCCCTCGTTGATGTCCTCGGGTCCAACTGTGGACTCGGGATCGACGGCATGACCGCCATTCTTGAGAAAATGCGTTCGGTCACATCGCGGCCCCTGGTTGTCCAGGCCAATGCCGGTCTGCCGGTTCTGGTTGACGGCGAAACCGTTTTCCCGGGAACGCCCGAAGAAATGGTGGCGTATCATGACCGCCTGATCGAGCTCGGCGTCCGGATCGTCGGCGGCTGCTGCGGAACAACGCCGAAGCATATTGCCGCGATCAAGGAAGCCCTCGCAAGCCGCGACAACAGCTGGACGGCGCCGCAACACCGCTGTTTCCTCTCAAGCCGGACGGCGGTCCTTCCGGTCGGTCATGGCGCGCCCTGTTCGATCATCGGCGAGCGCATCAATCCGACCGGGAAAAAGAGCTACAGCGCCGAACTGCTCGAAGGAAAGACCGCTTATATCAGGCGGGAAGCCCAGTCCCAGGTTGAGGCCGGAGCCCATCTCCTCGATATCAACTGCGGAGCTCCGGGGGTCGATGAACCGGCCGCCCTCGAGCGGGCTGTCTATGCCGTGTCCGGGGTTGCGGCGGCGCCCCTGGTCCTCGATTCGTCCGATCCGGCGGCGCTGGAGGCTGGATTGAAGGCCGCTGACGGCAAGGTGTTGATCAATTCGGTCTCCGCTGAAGAAAAAAGCCTCAAGGCGATTCTTCCGCTGGCGCAGAAGTACGGGGCCGCCGTCATCGGCCTGGCTCTCGATGAAGCCGGCATCCCCGAGACGGCCGCCGGCCGGGTCGAAATTGCCCGTAAAATTCTTGAACGGGTTGAAGCTGCCGGCTTGCGTCGGCAGGATCTGATCATCGATTGCCTGACGCTGACTGTTTCGGCCGAGCAGAAACGGGCCCTTGAGACGCTGAAGTCACTTCGTCTGGTCCGCGACGAACTCGACCTGACCACCGTACTCGGGGTCAGTAATATCTCGTTCGGTCTGCCGACCCGCCCCATCCTCTCTTCCGCCTTTTTTGCCATGGCCCTGGAAGCCGGGCTCGGCGCGGCCATCGTTAATCCACTCGAAGAGAGAATGATGGATGCTTACCGGGCGGCGATGGTTCTGCTCAACACCGATCAGCGTGCTGAACAGTATATTGCCTGTTATGGTGGCGTTGCCGCTGCTCCGGCCGTTGCAGCGGAAAAGGTCGCCACTGCTTCGATTCGCGAGAGGTTGGCGACAGCGATTATTAAAGGCGACGAGGAAGGGATCGTCGGCCTGGTCGAGACCGCTCTCGGCGAAGGGTTGTCACCGCTTGAAGTCAGTAATGAGGGTCTGCTTCCCGGCCTTGAAGAGGTCGGCCGCCGCTTCGGTAAAAACCAGGTCTTTCTGCCGCAGGTCATGCTTTCGGCCGAAACAATGCAACAGGCTTTCACCCGGTTGAAGCAGGAGATGAAGGGTCAGCAGCGGGCCTCTCTCGGCAAAATCCTGATGGCGACGGTCGAGGGCGATATCCATGATATTGGCAAGAATATTGTTTGCACCCTGCTCGAAAACCACGGTTTCGAAGTGTTTGATCTCGGTAAGAATGTGCCGGCACAAAAGATCATCGACAAGGCCCTTGAGCTCAAGGTTGATGCGGTCGGGCTGTCGGCCCTGATGACCACGACTCTGCAGCAGATGGAGAATACGATTGCCGCGCTCAGGTCGGCCGGCATCAAGGTCATAACCCTGGTCGGCGGTGCCGTGGTTACACCGGAGTACGCCGAACGCATTGGCGCCGATGCCTACGCTGAAGATGCACTCGAAGCGGTCGAAAAGGTCAAGGAGATATTCCGCCAAAAGGCGTAATACCGTCTTGTGTCAAGTGTTGGAATATGCAAGAATATCTCTTTTAAGTTCAGGCTCATAGCAACGGAATAATTCAATGGTTGTCGGGTTCAATCACAATTTTAAATATATGGGCGAAGTCTTCCACGTCCAGACCGAAGATGGCGGCCTCAACACCACCAATATCATCACGCTTCTTTATCGGGGCGGGACCATTCTGGCGCGTCAGAAAACATCGTATGCCGATATCGCCAAGGCGGACAACCTCGAGCAGGTCGTCGAAGAGTTGATGAAGGAGCAGCACAAGGAAATGCTGCGCCGGCTCAAGGCCGGAGATTTCGACGATGTGATCGAGCGGATTCTTAAGGGTGGCAAGACGGTGCCGGAGGAGAAAGTCGCCGAAGTCCAGGCGCCGGCCGATGCCGATGCGCAGCCGGAAATCACCCTGGTTGAAACCGTAGTCGAAGAGCTCGAAGAAGAACCGATTGAAGAAGCGATCCCGATTGTTGAAGAGGATCTCGAAGAGGCCGAACCGGAGTTTGATCTCGATGACGTCATCCTCTCCTATCTCATGGGAGATGACGATTAGTATACGCTTTCCCGCTATTCGGGTTTTGCCGGCAGCCGTCCCTGGGAGGATGGCTGTCGCATTTTAAGCCAATATGCACGGACACAGCGTCGGCACCGCGCCGGTGGCGCAGAGAGGTTGAGGATGCCGGACCAGTCAGCACTCAATGAACTCGAACAGACGGCCCGAACCCGGCGCGGTGAAATTCGGAAAATGCTGAACCTTGCCAGGTCAGGCCACACCGGCGGCAGCCTCTCGGCGATCGATCTGATGACCGCCCTGTTTTTCCACAAGATGCGGCACGATCCGGGCAACCCGCAGTGGGTGGAGCGCGATCGTTTTGTCTTGTCGAAGGGGCACGCGGCCCCGGCGCTTTATGCCTGCCTGACACATGCCGGCCTGACTCCGGCCCACCTGGTCGAGGCGGCGGAAAGGGTCATGCAGCGTAAATGAGTTTTGTCGCAAACCGGCAGTTGAATGATGAGCGGGGCGCAGCCCTGCTGATCGTTCTGTTGATGGTTGTCGTCCTCGGACTCGCTGTCGGCATTACCGGGTCGACCTGGAAAAGTATATCCCAACGGGCCCGCGAGGCCGAACTGTTCTGGCGCGGCGATCAATACCGGAAGGCGATTGGCAGCTACTACGAGGTCAAGCATGGGCGCGGCAGCGGTCTCTTCCCGCGGAAGCTCGAGGATCTGGTCAAGGATCCGCGCTCTCTCGCCGCCGAGAGGTATCTCCGGCGACTTTACCCCGATCCGATGACCGGTGGCGACTGGGTTCTGATCAAGGATCAGTCGGGGCGGATTACCGGCGTTCGCAGCAGCAGTGATCTCGAGCCGTTCCGCCAGGATGGCTTCCCGGAAGAGTATGAAAAGTTTGCCGGCAGTGAAAGTTACAGCCGATGGGAGTTTGTGTATGAGCCGAAGACGAAAAAGAATGCTCTGCCCAAAGCTGTGCCAAAGCCACCGGCGAAAGAGGGCTCATGATTGTTAACAGCCTGATCAGTCGTGTCATTATTCTCAGCATTATGCTGCTGTCAACCGGCATCGGCATTTTTTCGCTTTTTCATATCCATCGCGAGGAAGCCCATCTGGTCGATGTGACCCGCGAAAGTGCCAGGCTGCTGCTGTCGACCGTTGAGAAATCGATCTACACCTCGATGAGTATCGGCAACAGCGAGGACGTACAGGCCATCCTTGAACAGGTTGGCCAGTCGAATGTCTTTGCCCACCTGCGCATCTTTCACCCGGACGGAATTATTCTTAAATCGAGTCATCCGGAGGAGATCGGAACCCGGGTCAACAGCAACGATCTCGAGCTGTTCAAGGAAGAAAAGGAATTCGCGGTCTTTCAGGTCGGCGATGAAGGCGTTCTCGGCATGGTCAAGCCGATTGAGTCCGATCAGCGCTGTTTTTTTTGTCACGGCGAGGGGCGCAAGGTCATCGGGGTCCTGAATCTCAACTTTTCGCTGAATGAAACCATGCACCGGATTCAGGAGACGTCGCAGTACTTTCTGCTTTCGACGATTGCCATCATCGCTCTACTGTCGTTGGGAATCACCTATATCCTGATCCGTTTCGTCAAGCGCCCGATCCGGATGATGGTGCAAAAGATGTCGCGGGTTGAAGCGGGCGACCTGACGGTCCGGATGGATGCCGACAGCAGAGACGAGATCGGGGTTCTGATGCGCAGCTTTAACTCAATGGTGCAGAACCTCGGCAAGGCGAGGGGTGAACTGGAGCAATATCATTATCGCCAGATGGAACGCGCCGATCGCCTCGCTTCGGTCGGCGAGATGGCGTCCGGAATTGCCCATGAGATCAGGAACCCCCTGGCCGGGATCAGCGGAGCGATTACCGTTCTGTCCGATGACTTCAGCGAAGATGATTCGCGCCGGCAGATCGTTCAGGAAGTGCTCGAACAGATCAAGCGTCTCGACAAAACAGTCAATGACCTTCTTTATTTTGGCCGACCCGGAAAACCCGAGCTCGCCTATGCCGATATCAACAACCTGGTGAAAACAACGCTCTTCTTTATATCCCAGCATCCCGAAGCGAAAAACATTCATCGCATCAAGGAATTGACCCGCGACCTGCCGGCCGTCTGGATTGATGAAAAGCAGATACAGCAGGTGCTGTTTAATGTTATCCTGAATGCGATTCAGGCGATGAAAGAGGGCGGGACCCTGATCATTGAAACCGACGCGACCGAGCAGGCTGGCAAGAGTTATGTCCGGGTCCGGGTGATCGACACCGGACCGGGGATTCCGGCGGAAGAGCTCGAAAGAATATTTGTGCCGTTCCATACGACCAAAACCCAGGGGACCGGCCTCGGCTTGCCAATCTGCCGGCAGCTGCTGGAGCAGCACGGCGGTGAAATTGAAATCGAGAGCCGGTCCGACGACGGCACGACCGTAACGATTCTGTTGCCGATCTCACTGGGTGAACAGAAAGATATGACAAGAGAGGTTCAAGGTGCGTAAAACAAGAATTCTGGTTGTTGATGATGAACACCTGATCCGCTGGTCGCTGGAGCAGAACCTGACCAAGCAGGGCTATGAAGTCACCCAGGCTGGATCCGGAGAAGATGCTCTCAAGCTGGTCCGGGAAGATGCTCCCGACCTGGTCCTGCTCGACATTCAGCTTCCCGGCATCAATGGCCTCGAAGTGCTCGAGCAGATCAAGGAGATTGACAGCGAGATTATCGTCATCATGGTCACCGCCCTCGGTGTTGTCGAAACGGCGGTCAAGGCGATGCGGATGGGAGCTTATGACTATGTCAACAAGCCGTTCAACCTCGATGAGCTCGCCATCGTCATCAAAAAAGCGCTCGAAACCGGCGAGTTGATCAAGGAGGTCACGCATCTCCGCTCCGAGCAGAGCAAAAAGTACGGTGTCGACAATATTATCGGCCGCAGCCGGCACATGGCCAATGTGCTGACCATGGTCGAGAAGATCGCCAAAAGTGATGCCGGAACGATCCTGATCCAGGGGGAGAGCGGAACCGGCAAGGAATTGATCGCCAAGGCCGTCCATTATGAAAGTGCCCGCGCCGAAAAGCCGTTTATGGCGATCAATTGTGCGGCGGTTCCGGAAACCCTGCTCGAAAGCGAATTGCTCGGCCACGAAAAAGGCGCCTTCACCTACGCCAAGTCGCAGAAAAAAGGTCTTTTTGAGACCGCCGACGGCGGCACCCTGTTCCTCGATGAAATCGGCGATATGGAGATGGGGATGCAGGCCAAGCTGCTGCGCGTCCTCGAAGAGAGAACCTTCCGCCGGGTCGGCGGCACCAAGGAGATCCCGGTCGATGTCCGGATCGTCTCGGCAACCAATCAGGATCTGCTCAACCTGATCGAAGAGAAACGCTTCCGCAAGGATCTTTATTACCGGATTCAGGTGATTCCGATCTACCTGCCGCCGCTGCGCGAGCGGCCCGACGATATCCTCGTTCTGGCCGAGCATTTTATCGAAAGCTACAACAAGGAATTCGGCAAGTCGGTCAACGGCATTTCGAAGATGGCCGCCAAGTTCCTGACCGAATATGACTGGCCCGGCAATGTGCGCGAGCTGAAAAATGTGATCGAGCGGGCAGTTATCCTCGAGAGCGAAGAGACCCTGCTGCTCGAGCATCTGCCGCAGGAGATTGTTGCCAAGACCAGTGGCCCGACCGCCGGACCGCTCTCGTTCCGATTGCCGGCCGAAGGTCTCGATATCGAGGATATCGAACGCGAGCTGATCCGCCAGGCTCTCGAGATTGCCGAAGGGAACCAGTCAAAAGCGGCGCGTAAACTCAACCTCGGAATTGATGCCTTCCGCTATCGCATGAAGAAATTTGATTTTCTCTGATCACCGGAATTGCAAACTGAAAAATCAGGGCCGGTTGCCATCATGCGACCGGCCTTTTTTTGTGGCGAATGCGCAGTCCGGTTATATCGCCAAGCATCTGAATGAAATCACCGGAAAGATATGTTGACAAAATACTGAAGCCCGTTGCTCTCTGCGTTTCCGGAAATGGCATTATGGTTGCATGTACTTGGGATGAGCCGGGCGCCTTGTCCCGGCAATAATTGATAATATCGCGCACTATGCCGTTTATTGAGGAGGCGTAAAAATGATCTGGTCCAGAGCGCTGGTCTGTCTTATCGCAGTTATATCGCTACTCGTTGGTGCCATATGGCCCAACGCTGCCGTTGCTGCAGCTGCTCCCGAAGTTGTTCCTCTCGGAAGTATTGATGCTGAAGTGTCGATTCCGGGCAAGCTCGATGTCGATGCTGCCGGCAATCTTTACGTGGCCGACATCGGTAGCAGTACCGTGCTGAAATTTTCTCCTTTCGGTTATTTGGAGAAGACGTATGGTTCCGTTGAAGCGTCCGGCCGCGGATTGGCAGTTTCTCCGGACGGCAGCAAACTCTATGTGGCGACTGCTGACCAGGTTGCGGTTCTCGATGGGGAAACAGGAGCCGTCGTAAATCAGATTGCTTTTGCCAAGCCGGGAGAAATTGATCTCGATGCGGATGGCAATATTTATGTTGTCGATCCGGTCATGCATCAGGTTCAGGTTTTCGATGTGTCAGGCGCGCCACTCCGTGTCTTCGGCAGCACCGGTTTTGAAGATGGTCAGTTCAGAACAGTGACATCGATGTCCGTCAACAATGCGACGGCCGAGGTCTTTGTTGGTGGTTTTCAGTCTGCGCCGAATGACGGCGGCTACGCTACGATTCAAACCTTTACCCTGGCAGGTGCTTTCAGCGGTAAACTCTATCTCGAAGCAGATC
This genomic window contains:
- a CDS encoding cobalamin biosynthesis protein CbiM translates to LLMQPIHLAIGLVEGLATATVIIFLATARPDILDGVEVAAAQQVRSLRGVVMALLAVTILVGGFFAWFASSQPDGLEWALEKAGFESNTELSETHHSLQQIQEKTAILPEYDLPEGSGTNRGTSLSGLIGSGLTMVVAGGVILLLRRRRKESG
- a CDS encoding cytochrome C, coding for MAIDKRDWIFIVVIIAVFGTFFAISGEEKTVHVPDNEIHAPFPDMVASMGKKETEVFCRECHDTEEMPLSEEHPPPFRCLFCHKFNE
- a CDS encoding 2-hydroxyglutaryl-CoA dehydratase, which produces MNGFGIDLGSRQAKFAAIENEELLWLKDFPTIPFYRQFGSVTDGTLQLDFAAMGISGEIRLDETPVIVTGYGRNTLALADATIVPEIQAHIAGARWQTGLEDFTLLDLCGQDSKVARLENGILTDFVMNDKCAASSGRYLENMATVLEVSLEELSQHRANPVPLDATCGIFGESELIGKIIEGNSVESLCAGVNQTLIKRVMPMLHRFPRDTIVLTGGVAKNAAFRQMLQDAASADIVVPEHPQHNGAIGCALLAAKKRN
- a CDS encoding 2-hydroxyglutaryl-CoA dehydratase, with amino-acid sequence MIGFTTTIPLEIPLAAGRKLVDLNNIFITDEAPQSFIEEAEIAGFPRNICGWIKGIYGVTLRHKIPEIIAVTEGDCSNTQALMEVLSLKGIRTVPFSYPYDRSEDSIRLELEKLCRHFGTTLTDAEAVRQRLNTVRLKVHEIDRLTWEENLVSGGENHYFQVCTSDMNSDVDLFEEEIDQFLEEVRQRQPRREKLRLAYIGVPPIFSDIYSILEELDGRVVFNETQRQFSMPYNTPDLISQYRSYTYPYDIFTRLEDIEKEIAHRRIDGIIHYVQSFCFRQIEYMIVRQKLKLPVLTLEGDRPGVMDARTRIRIEGFLEMIRAQRA
- a CDS encoding glutamate racemase encodes the protein MGEGKAIGIFDSGVGGLTVLKEIAARLPDEDLIYLGDTARVPYGTKSPETVQRYAIEAARFLVDRGVRMLVVACNTASAVALDLLKETFDLPVVGVIEPGAARAVALSGGRRIGVIGTEGTVKSGAYTRAIHSLDQTLNVVSVACPLFVPLAEEGWAGHEIAALAAREYLAPIREEIDTLVLGCTHYPLLKETLSAVLGENVQLVDSAEETAIIVAEYSQNRPPQNRPRRISFFVTDVPTRFERVGRAFLGAELDDVRQVTLKESPAGSL
- a CDS encoding 5-methyltetrahydrofolate--homocysteine methyltransferase — its product is MSEVLGKLQEKILVLDGAMGTMLQARGLKAGGCPEEMNLEAPDVVAGIHREYVEAGSDIVLTNTFGGSRSKLAHYGLEQKVDEINARAVENARRAVGPDRLVAASIGPTGRFVEPVGDAPFDEMIDIFGQQVRAFADAGADLIALETFLDIREIKAAAIACREFSNLPILAMMTFDDGGRTVLGTPPEAAAVTLDPLVDVLGSNCGLGIDGMTAILEKMRSVTSRPLVVQANAGLPVLVDGETVFPGTPEEMVAYHDRLIELGVRIVGGCCGTTPKHIAAIKEALASRDNSWTAPQHRCFLSSRTAVLPVGHGAPCSIIGERINPTGKKSYSAELLEGKTAYIRREAQSQVEAGAHLLDINCGAPGVDEPAALERAVYAVSGVAAAPLVLDSSDPAALEAGLKAADGKVLINSVSAEEKSLKAILPLAQKYGAAVIGLALDEAGIPETAAGRVEIARKILERVEAAGLRRQDLIIDCLTLTVSAEQKRALETLKSLRLVRDELDLTTVLGVSNISFGLPTRPILSSAFFAMALEAGLGAAIVNPLEERMMDAYRAAMVLLNTDQRAEQYIACYGGVAAAPAVAAEKVATASIRERLATAIIKGDEEGIVGLVETALGEGLSPLEVSNEGLLPGLEEVGRRFGKNQVFLPQVMLSAETMQQAFTRLKQEMKGQQRASLGKILMATVEGDIHDIGKNIVCTLLENHGFEVFDLGKNVPAQKIIDKALELKVDAVGLSALMTTTLQQMENTIAALRSAGIKVITLVGGAVVTPEYAERIGADAYAEDALEAVEKVKEIFRQKA
- a CDS encoding histidine kinase, translating into MIVNSLISRVIILSIMLLSTGIGIFSLFHIHREEAHLVDVTRESARLLLSTVEKSIYTSMSIGNSEDVQAILEQVGQSNVFAHLRIFHPDGIILKSSHPEEIGTRVNSNDLELFKEEKEFAVFQVGDEGVLGMVKPIESDQRCFFCHGEGRKVIGVLNLNFSLNETMHRIQETSQYFLLSTIAIIALLSLGITYILIRFVKRPIRMMVQKMSRVEAGDLTVRMDADSRDEIGVLMRSFNSMVQNLGKARGELEQYHYRQMERADRLASVGEMASGIAHEIRNPLAGISGAITVLSDDFSEDDSRRQIVQEVLEQIKRLDKTVNDLLYFGRPGKPELAYADINNLVKTTLFFISQHPEAKNIHRIKELTRDLPAVWIDEKQIQQVLFNVILNAIQAMKEGGTLIIETDATEQAGKSYVRVRVIDTGPGIPAEELERIFVPFHTTKTQGTGLGLPICRQLLEQHGGEIEIESRSDDGTTVTILLPISLGEQKDMTREVQGA
- a CDS encoding DNA-binding response regulator — protein: MRKTRILVVDDEHLIRWSLEQNLTKQGYEVTQAGSGEDALKLVREDAPDLVLLDIQLPGINGLEVLEQIKEIDSEIIVIMVTALGVVETAVKAMRMGAYDYVNKPFNLDELAIVIKKALETGELIKEVTHLRSEQSKKYGVDNIIGRSRHMANVLTMVEKIAKSDAGTILIQGESGTGKELIAKAVHYESARAEKPFMAINCAAVPETLLESELLGHEKGAFTYAKSQKKGLFETADGGTLFLDEIGDMEMGMQAKLLRVLEERTFRRVGGTKEIPVDVRIVSATNQDLLNLIEEKRFRKDLYYRIQVIPIYLPPLRERPDDILVLAEHFIESYNKEFGKSVNGISKMAAKFLTEYDWPGNVRELKNVIERAVILESEETLLLEHLPQEIVAKTSGPTAGPLSFRLPAEGLDIEDIERELIRQALEIAEGNQSKAARKLNLGIDAFRYRMKKFDFL